The Mercenaria mercenaria strain notata unplaced genomic scaffold, MADL_Memer_1 contig_1258, whole genome shotgun sequence genome includes a window with the following:
- the LOC128551551 gene encoding uncharacterized protein LOC128551551, with protein sequence MYFIEKQNKTPAGEETKTPVKSLSEVFQSENSCEIYLTADAGFGKTAFSKYLAVTWCQVHRPEMKYKKYFSEDSITAMRDFEFVFLVLLRDCSDDCSIDDLIMNQIIQNLSRFPDMSKDVLRGILHREKSLIILDGLDEWIHPKIHPEKKCTKVPKTIPHRNAREKCVILTTTRPWKLGVLNLKNSEIDKKVELVKLTSESAQTLEERAISKIKNLDVAEAKILAKQLNKKIKENKLEEMESVPLLSMYLISLWCEDIPLGQSKCGLYASIIELLLSRSLSKHPEMEPTCQPSQSDIPQCFRDHEHCNQHCTYLKTLGKLAFETLFSETKENTLVFHKSVADKYLSPNYLKLSLDSGILTQSTEKTLLKQISKVSFSHKTIQEFFCALYISCQNESDVKNIVLNKCKSLQSILDMSTVFVFISGMVNAEIITSISQEFLSVISEDKITSEYRSTADWDCKPLEDIQDMYISCMKENTSDKELKLFCQDFFFSEDCKEVKYFSYLPRLAVHNKNNMASININTDRGRSLREIIDSCELHEVFQINKIYYCGKEENAQLPVLLDKSPKCVAVRSPGLSTGSWSREMLKTLQNNSLLQAIDIQGFEMSHDVLSDFLNYIINRKIMTEIILWQLYCTEHEHSCTFSLDFSQHSDLRKLELFQIPEVSQLKVNSQVKHVKLWSINLGEMSLPPEMANIESVYLGLVNMSASTLRDLVKVVEKLSHKVTVTILGCKIEPETEFEDVKQYIRSSQNFRVTKDDSWCLEFETKVES encoded by the coding sequence AtgtatttcattgaaaagcaaaacaaaacgCCAGCTGGGGAAGAAACTAAAACGCCTGTCAAATCGTTGTCGGAAGTATTCCAGTCTGAAAacagttgtgaaatatatttaaccGCTGATGCTGGATTTGGAAaaactgcattttcaaaatatcttgctgTCACGTGGTGCCAGGTTCATCGTCccgaaatgaaatacaaaaagtaCTTCTCAGAAGATTCGATAACTGCCATGCGTGATTTTGAGTTTGTGTTTCTTGTGTTATTACGGGATTGTTCTGATGATTGCAGCATTGATGATTTGATAAtgaatcaaattatacaaaatttgtcaCGGTTTCCTGATATGTCAAAAGATGTTCTACGGGGAATACTGCACCGAGAAAAATCTTTGATTATTTTGGATGGGCTAGATGAGTGGATTCATCCTAAGATTCATCctgaaaagaaatgtacaaaagTGCCAAAAACAATCCCTCATCGTAATGCTCGTGAAAAGTGTGTAATCCTTACCACAACAAGACCTTGGAAATTAGGTGTGTTAAATCTTAAAAATAGTGAAATAGATAAGAAAGTGGAACTAGTAAAACTAACCTCCGAGTCAGCACAGACATTAGAGGAAAGAgcgatttcaaaaataaagaatcTTGATGTTGCTGAAGCAAAAATTCTGGccaaacaattaaataaaaaaatcaaagaaaataaactcGAGGAAATGGAATCCGTCCCCCTTCTTTCAATGTATCTCATTAGTTTATGGTGTGAAGATATTCCACTAGGACAGTCAAAATGTGGACTTTATGCAAGCATTATTGAACTCCTGCTGTCAAGAAGCTTAAGCAAACATCCGGAAATGGAACCAACGTGCCAACCCTCCCAGAGTGATATCCCACAATGCTTCAGAGATCATGAACATTGTAATCAACATTGCACATATCTGAAAACTTTAGGTAAACTAGCATTTGAAACTTTATTCAGTGAAACAAAGGAGAACACTCTTGTTTTTCACAAGTCAGTGGCGGATAAGTATCTCTcaccaaattatttgaaattaagtctTGACTCGGGAATATTAACACAGAGTACAGAAAAGACACTACTCAAACAAATTTCGAAAGTTTCATTTTCACACAAAACCATCCAAGAGTTTTTTTGTGCATTGTACATtagctgtcaaaatgaaagtgaTGTCAAAAACATTGTTCTAAACAAATGCAAAAGTTTGCAAAGTATTCTTGACATGTCGACAGTGTTTGTTTTCATCAGCGGAATGGTGAATGCAGAAATCATTACTTCAATATCACAGGAATTTCTTTCTGTTATCAGTGAAGATAAGATAACGAGCGAATACAGATCCACGGCTGATTGGGACTGTAAACCTCTGGAAGACATAcaagacatgtacatttcttgtatGAAAGAAAACACGAGCGATAAGGAACTCAAACTTTTCtgtcaagattttttctttagtGAAGATTGTAAAGAAGTAAAATACTTTTCTTATTTACCACGGCTCGCGGTACACAATAAAAATAACATGGCGTCAATAAATATCAACACAGACCGTGGTCGTAGTTTACGTGAAATTATTGATTCTTGTGAATTGCACGAAGTGTTCCAGATCAATAAAATATACTACTGCGGTAAAGAAGAAAACGCACAGCTTCCTGTACTGTTGGACAAGTCTCCGAAATGTGTCGCTGTTAGATCGCCTGGTCTATCTACTGGTTCTTGGAGCCGTGAAATGTTGAAAACATTACAGAATAATTCTCTGTTGCAAGCAATTGATATCCAAGGTTTCGAGATGAGCCACGATGTACTGAGTGActttctgaattatattataaacagaaaaataatgacGGAGATTATATTGTGGCAGTTATACTGTACCGAACACGAGCATTCGTGTACTTTCAGTTTAGATTTTAGTCAGCATTCAGATCTAAGGAAGTTAGAATTGTTCCAGATACCTGAAGTGTCACAATTGAAAGTTAATAGTCAAGTGAAACACGTGAAGTTGTGGAGTATCAATCTAGGTGAAATGTCGCTGCCTCCTGAAATGGCGAATATTGAAAGTGTTTATCTGGGGCTTGTAAACATGTCTGCTTCAACATTGCGTGATCTCGTTAAGGTAGTGGAGAAACTTTCACACAAAGTCACAGTAACAATACTCGGGTGTAAGATAGAACCGGAAACAGAGTTTGAAGACGTTAAACAATATATACGCTCATCTCAGAATTTCCGAGTTACGAAGGATGATAGCTGGTGCTTGGAgtttgaaacaaaagttgaaagtTAA